The following coding sequences lie in one Streptomyces ortus genomic window:
- a CDS encoding GNAT family N-acetyltransferase, with amino-acid sequence MTTPTFTSSLRLEPLLPRHRALLLTMFEDQRVWTYLDGSPADAEKTTTRFIDAAELSRCATGLGIWTAFLRADSADGRLPSGTFVGIGGVRTLSADLWNLGLSIAPAAWGRGYATELATAAVNAAQVSFPNRTVTARTLAKNAGSERALISAGLRVVWRGPSAAHPGEEARILTDRQPRGSELEWLIHSS; translated from the coding sequence ATGACCACGCCGACCTTCACGTCCTCGTTGCGGCTGGAGCCGCTGCTCCCCCGGCATCGGGCGCTCCTGCTCACCATGTTCGAAGATCAACGCGTGTGGACCTACCTCGACGGCTCCCCCGCCGACGCGGAAAAGACCACCACTCGATTCATAGACGCCGCAGAGCTGAGCCGATGCGCAACCGGGCTGGGGATCTGGACCGCGTTCCTCCGAGCCGACAGTGCGGATGGGCGGCTCCCCTCGGGCACCTTCGTCGGCATCGGCGGCGTCCGTACCCTCTCCGCCGACCTCTGGAATCTGGGGCTGAGTATCGCGCCGGCCGCCTGGGGCCGCGGCTACGCGACCGAGTTGGCGACCGCGGCGGTCAATGCCGCCCAGGTCTCGTTCCCGAACCGAACCGTCACCGCTCGAACCTTGGCCAAGAACGCCGGATCGGAACGAGCGTTGATCAGCGCAGGGCTTCGGGTTGTCTGGAGAGGCCCGAGCGCCGCACACCCGGGCGAAGAAGCACGGATACTCACGGACAGGCAACCGCGTGGGTCCGAACTCGAGTGGCTCATCCACTCTTCGTGA
- a CDS encoding Lrp/AsnC family transcriptional regulator, with product MDETDRTIVRRLQQDARLSNRQLARELGVADSTCLARVAALQDRGVITGFHAAVDLGGIGRSVQAHVSIKIRPQALPTASAFCDAVSDLPDVIAVYMVTGEADLLAHVAVPTTDELREFVLQLARRPEIADIRSSIIYLSRRAEVIEPVDGP from the coding sequence GTGGACGAAACAGATCGCACGATCGTGCGCCGGTTGCAGCAAGATGCTCGGCTCAGCAACCGGCAGCTCGCCCGCGAACTCGGCGTTGCCGACTCCACCTGCCTGGCTCGGGTGGCGGCACTTCAGGACCGGGGCGTCATCACCGGTTTCCACGCCGCGGTCGATCTCGGTGGGATCGGGAGAAGTGTGCAGGCGCATGTGTCGATCAAGATCCGGCCTCAAGCGCTTCCGACTGCGTCCGCCTTCTGCGACGCGGTCTCGGATCTCCCCGATGTGATCGCCGTGTACATGGTCACCGGCGAGGCCGACCTCCTCGCGCACGTCGCCGTTCCCACTACCGACGAACTGCGCGAGTTCGTTCTTCAACTCGCCCGGCGGCCCGAAATCGCCGACATCCGGTCCTCGATCATCTATCTCAGCCGACGCGCCGAGGTCATCGAGCCCGTCGATGGTCCATGA
- a CDS encoding DUF2000 domain-containing protein, which yields MAGKLVIVVDEGLERGVAANVIGLLGISVGRHVEGIVGPDVMDASGISHRGMSTIGLPVLAADDDALNRLYQEASDHPGITVLDVTDVAVSSRDYDTYTQRLQDRERGWRPLGLALTGPRRQVDRLTGRLGLLR from the coding sequence ATGGCAGGCAAACTAGTGATCGTCGTCGACGAAGGGCTGGAGCGCGGGGTGGCGGCCAACGTCATCGGGCTGCTCGGTATCAGTGTCGGGCGCCATGTCGAGGGGATTGTCGGACCCGACGTCATGGACGCCTCGGGCATCTCTCATCGCGGCATGAGCACCATCGGGCTCCCGGTGCTTGCCGCAGACGACGATGCTCTCAACCGGCTGTACCAAGAGGCCTCGGATCATCCCGGCATCACGGTGCTTGACGTCACCGACGTGGCCGTTTCCTCGCGCGACTACGACACGTACACCCAGCGACTGCAAGACCGGGAGCGAGGGTGGCGTCCGCTGGGTCTTGCTCTCACTGGGCCCAGGCGTCAAGTCGACCGCCTCACCGGCAGGCTGGGGCTGCTCCGGTGA
- a CDS encoding polyprenyl synthetase family protein — translation MVWCGADDWGLAGGHGRCGVAERGRRLREGAARVEMVHNLSLLYDDVLDGDTVRRHRAAAWQVLGPSSAARSTDATMLTAFDVLSEADRTDGQGAVRTGTAGCDWAGR, via the coding sequence ATGGTTTGGTGTGGAGCTGACGATTGGGGGCTTGCCGGTGGGCACGGTCGATGCGGTGTTGCGGAGCGCGGGCGACGCTTGCGAGAGGGAGCTGCGAGGGTGGAGATGGTGCACAACCTGTCGCTGCTCTACGACGATGTTCTGGATGGTGACACGGTGCGGCGCCACCGGGCAGCGGCGTGGCAGGTTTTGGGCCCGTCGTCCGCAGCCCGGTCCACGGACGCAACGATGCTGACCGCGTTCGACGTCCTGTCAGAAGCCGACAGGACGGACGGGCAAGGAGCCGTCCGGACAGGAACCGCAGGGTGCGACTGGGCAGGTCGATAG
- a CDS encoding low temperature requirement protein A, which translates to MNEPRPTSTSGKLGLSRRLVPMTGRDPEEHGRTASPLELLFDLTFVVAVGTAAFQFAEMVAEGHAGQAVIAFVLAMFAISVAWISFSWFASAFATDDWLYRGLTMLQMIGVVIFSLGLPAMFHSVEEGSHLELRAMVIGYVVMRIAMVLQWWRAARQSPSFHDVGMANIRWTLIVQAGWIVVAFVHMPIAVVFVVFGILGALELVLPVLTQGSAGGTPWHPHHVAERYGLFAIIVLGEGVVGTVASSGDLLGGGDGTHWTWNAIAVVIAGVGLTFGMWWMYFLTPFGDILVHRRKRGYLFGYGHIPLFIGVAAAGAGLHVAGLYMEHHAKISGTAVVLALALPVGLYTLMIYLLHALLLSTADRFHILLVALTIAVLLAAVLLAAAGLSIAMCLLVVMLAPFVTVIGYETIGHRHQQQMLDELGRQ; encoded by the coding sequence ATGAATGAACCCAGACCCACCAGCACGTCCGGCAAGCTCGGTCTGTCGCGACGGCTGGTCCCCATGACCGGCCGTGACCCGGAAGAGCACGGACGGACGGCCTCGCCGTTGGAGCTACTTTTCGACCTGACCTTCGTGGTCGCCGTCGGCACAGCGGCGTTTCAGTTCGCCGAGATGGTCGCCGAAGGGCATGCAGGCCAGGCGGTCATCGCATTCGTGCTGGCGATGTTCGCGATCAGCGTCGCCTGGATCAGCTTCAGCTGGTTCGCCTCCGCCTTCGCCACCGACGACTGGCTTTACCGGGGCCTGACGATGCTGCAGATGATCGGCGTTGTCATCTTCTCGCTCGGCCTGCCCGCGATGTTCCACTCCGTCGAGGAGGGCAGTCACCTCGAACTACGCGCCATGGTCATCGGCTACGTCGTGATGCGGATCGCGATGGTGCTCCAGTGGTGGCGCGCCGCCCGGCAGTCCCCCTCGTTCCACGATGTCGGCATGGCCAACATCCGCTGGACGCTGATCGTCCAGGCAGGCTGGATCGTCGTGGCCTTCGTCCACATGCCGATCGCCGTCGTCTTCGTTGTGTTCGGCATCCTAGGCGCCCTCGAACTCGTCCTGCCGGTGCTGACGCAGGGCTCCGCGGGAGGCACGCCCTGGCACCCGCACCACGTCGCCGAACGGTACGGACTCTTCGCGATCATCGTCCTCGGCGAGGGGGTCGTCGGTACGGTCGCCTCCTCCGGTGATCTCCTGGGCGGAGGGGACGGCACTCACTGGACCTGGAACGCCATCGCCGTGGTCATCGCTGGTGTGGGCCTGACCTTCGGTATGTGGTGGATGTACTTCCTGACGCCGTTCGGCGACATCCTGGTACACCGACGCAAGCGCGGATACCTCTTCGGTTACGGCCACATCCCCTTGTTCATCGGCGTCGCCGCAGCAGGCGCCGGGCTCCACGTCGCGGGCCTGTACATGGAACACCACGCCAAGATCTCCGGCACCGCCGTCGTCCTCGCCCTCGCTCTCCCGGTCGGCCTCTACACGCTGATGATCTACCTCCTGCACGCCCTGCTGCTGTCCACGGCCGACCGCTTCCACATCCTTCTGGTCGCCCTCACCATCGCCGTACTGCTCGCGGCAGTCCTCCTGGCCGCCGCCGGCCTGTCCATCGCGATGTGTCTGCTCGTGGTCATGCTCGCGCCGTTCGTCACCGTGATCGGCTACGAGACGATCGGCCACCGCCACCAACAGCAGATGCTCGACGAGCTCGGTAGGCAGTAG
- a CDS encoding response regulator transcription factor, producing the protein MTIRVLIADDQALLRATFRVLIDSCDDMEVVAEAADGQQAITLAGLHRPDVVLMDIRMPSTDGLAATAAICAQPELRDTRVLILTTFQTDEHVAQALHLGASGFLGKSTTADAFLDGIRTVASGDALLSPAATRSLITRFLTLPAPSSAAPALERFSSLTPREREVLAVVAEGRSNDEIADALFLSPLTVRTHVQRAKTKTGARDRAQLVAFAYQSGLMQPPR; encoded by the coding sequence ATGACGATCCGCGTACTGATTGCCGACGACCAGGCCCTGCTGCGAGCGACCTTCCGCGTACTGATCGACTCCTGTGACGATATGGAGGTCGTCGCCGAGGCCGCCGACGGGCAGCAGGCCATCACGCTGGCCGGCCTCCACCGCCCGGACGTCGTTCTGATGGACATCCGCATGCCCAGCACCGACGGACTGGCCGCGACCGCCGCCATCTGTGCCCAACCCGAGCTGCGGGACACACGCGTCCTCATCCTCACCACGTTCCAGACCGACGAGCACGTCGCCCAGGCCCTGCACCTCGGCGCGAGCGGCTTCCTCGGCAAGAGCACCACCGCCGACGCCTTCCTCGACGGCATCCGCACGGTCGCCTCCGGTGACGCCCTGCTGTCACCCGCAGCCACCCGCTCACTGATCACCCGCTTCCTCACCCTGCCTGCGCCCAGTTCCGCCGCCCCTGCCCTTGAGCGATTCAGCAGCCTCACTCCGCGAGAGCGCGAGGTGCTGGCCGTGGTCGCGGAGGGCAGATCCAACGACGAGATCGCCGACGCACTCTTCCTCAGCCCTCTGACCGTCCGCACCCACGTTCAGCGAGCCAAAACCAAGACGGGCGCCCGCGATCGCGCACAGCTCGTCGCCTTCGCCTACCAGTCCGGCCTGATGCAACCACCGCGGTGA
- a CDS encoding sensor histidine kinase, giving the protein MVTRLRRRIDRHPRLVEAAFLLLIYAATSNQYRRAGDDTLWWPGFALAAVTCTSLPARRRHPGAVVVLTTIGTAVAGSQGSTFGPLLLLPVIVALYELTLQASQQALRIYGFLVAVILVPTALRWDAENEPWANETVSLAFWILLPILHGLAVRARRTYMDTVRTRAEDAERTRHEEAQRRVTEERIRIARELHDVVAHHMALANAQAGTAAHLFSTRPAQTGRILIELTGTTTAALRELEATVGLLRQPETAEESLNPAPGLDRLPDLVAAFAAAALHITIAVEGPVEALSAGVDLAAFRIVQEALTNVAKHAAVNTAHVHLVYAQGQLTITVRNDRSPITPPRVPGGGFGLISMRERAQSAGGSFRAGRCPEGGFSVTAELPIGA; this is encoded by the coding sequence ATGGTCACCCGCCTGCGACGTCGCATCGATCGCCACCCCCGCCTGGTCGAAGCGGCCTTCCTCCTGTTGATCTATGCGGCCACCAGTAACCAGTACCGCCGGGCCGGCGACGACACCCTGTGGTGGCCGGGCTTCGCCCTCGCGGCAGTCACCTGTACGAGCCTGCCGGCGCGCCGGCGACACCCCGGCGCCGTTGTCGTCCTCACCACTATCGGCACCGCCGTCGCAGGCTCCCAGGGCAGCACCTTCGGACCCCTCCTGCTGCTCCCGGTCATCGTCGCCCTGTACGAACTGACTCTCCAGGCCTCTCAGCAAGCCCTCCGAATCTACGGTTTCCTGGTTGCTGTCATCCTCGTGCCCACCGCCCTGCGCTGGGATGCGGAGAACGAGCCCTGGGCGAACGAGACGGTGAGCCTGGCCTTCTGGATCCTGCTGCCCATCCTGCATGGATTGGCCGTACGAGCGCGCCGCACGTACATGGACACCGTCCGCACACGCGCCGAGGACGCCGAACGCACCCGCCATGAGGAAGCACAACGCCGCGTCACCGAAGAACGCATCCGCATCGCACGGGAACTGCACGACGTGGTGGCCCATCACATGGCCCTCGCCAACGCCCAGGCCGGCACAGCCGCCCACCTGTTTTCCACTCGCCCCGCGCAGACCGGCCGCATCCTCATCGAACTCACCGGCACGACCACGGCAGCGCTGCGCGAACTCGAGGCAACCGTGGGCCTGCTGCGCCAGCCCGAGACCGCCGAGGAATCGCTGAACCCCGCACCCGGACTCGACCGGCTTCCTGACCTGGTCGCCGCCTTCGCCGCCGCTGCACTGCACATCACGATCGCTGTCGAAGGCCCCGTGGAGGCCCTGTCGGCCGGGGTGGACCTGGCCGCCTTCCGGATCGTGCAGGAAGCGCTCACCAACGTTGCCAAACACGCCGCGGTGAACACCGCACATGTCCACCTCGTCTACGCCCAGGGGCAGTTGACGATCACCGTGCGCAATGACAGAAGCCCGATCACGCCCCCGCGGGTGCCCGGCGGAGGCTTCGGTCTCATCAGCATGCGAGAACGCGCTCAGTCCGCCGGGGGCAGCTTTCGGGCGGGGCGCTGCCCGGAAGGCGGCTTCTCCGTCACGGCCGAACTTCCCATCGGCGCCTGA
- a CDS encoding MMPL family transporter codes for MATFLHRVGRWAFRRRGTVVLAWVAVLAAVFLGASSASEASEDSSSLPGIESQQAFDLINERFPGAEADGAEARIVFVAEHGRQVTSAAGRSAITELVQAVADGPQVADAASPFDTNAVSKDKSTAYATITYKVAGDDLADASKTDLTKAVEQARDAGLTVEVGGSALETEAAQGLGEVLGVLVAAVVLLITFGSLAAAGLPLLTAILGVSISLAGITALSSAFGFSSTVGELAMMLGLAVGIDYSLFVVSRYREERAKGHQPQEATALAVGTAGSAVVFAGLTVIIALLGLSVIGVPMLSKMGIGSAGAVMVGVLIALTAVPALLGFWPNAVLSRRDRKGGRRSRTKILSLVGRTRTADTTTKAPRGVRWAQFVVRRPLPVLLLSVIGLGALAVPSLDLRMGMPGDEAKSTATTERRAYDALAEGFGLGFNGPLTVVIDVKEAKDPQAAVTAVSNKLAGTKGVVSVSPARFNEAKDTAVIAAVPSTAPTSRQTQDLVHTIRSERSAVESSTGADFKVTGTTALNIDVGQKMQDALIPYLAVVVGLAFLLLALVFRSILVPLKAALGFLLSVGAALGAIVTVFQQGHGAGLFGVDETGPIMSTMPIFLVGIVFGLAMDYQVFLVSRIREAHIHGEGPDQAIVTGFRHSAQVVGAAALIMMAVFGGFMTGGESLVKMVGFGLASAVFFDAFVVRMAFVPAVLALLGKRAWWLPRWLDRLMPRVDVEGEALTQQVSAPIDLPADDPRASMTV; via the coding sequence ATGGCGACTTTCTTGCATCGGGTGGGCCGCTGGGCCTTCCGAAGGCGCGGCACAGTGGTGCTGGCCTGGGTGGCCGTACTGGCTGCTGTATTCCTCGGGGCCTCCAGCGCCTCCGAGGCATCGGAGGACTCGTCCTCCCTGCCCGGCATCGAGTCCCAGCAGGCATTCGACCTGATCAATGAGCGGTTCCCGGGCGCCGAAGCGGACGGTGCGGAGGCCCGCATCGTGTTCGTCGCGGAACACGGCCGGCAGGTCACCTCCGCCGCCGGCCGCTCGGCCATCACTGAACTCGTCCAAGCGGTGGCCGACGGGCCCCAGGTCGCCGACGCGGCCAGCCCCTTCGACACGAACGCGGTCAGCAAGGACAAGTCGACCGCGTACGCCACCATCACCTACAAGGTCGCCGGCGACGATCTCGCCGACGCCAGCAAGACAGACCTCACCAAGGCGGTCGAGCAGGCCCGGGACGCGGGCCTGACCGTCGAGGTCGGCGGCTCCGCCCTGGAGACCGAAGCCGCGCAGGGCTTGGGCGAAGTACTCGGCGTTCTCGTCGCCGCAGTGGTCTTGCTCATCACCTTCGGCTCACTCGCCGCCGCCGGACTCCCCCTGCTCACCGCCATCCTCGGCGTCAGCATCAGCCTGGCCGGAATCACCGCTTTGAGCAGTGCCTTCGGATTCTCCTCGACGGTCGGTGAACTGGCCATGATGCTCGGCCTCGCCGTCGGCATCGACTACTCCCTGTTCGTGGTCTCCCGCTACCGGGAGGAGCGGGCCAAGGGACACCAGCCGCAGGAGGCGACGGCCCTGGCCGTGGGCACGGCCGGAAGCGCGGTCGTCTTCGCCGGACTCACCGTCATCATCGCTCTGCTGGGTCTGTCCGTCATCGGCGTCCCGATGCTCAGCAAGATGGGCATCGGCTCGGCAGGCGCCGTCATGGTCGGAGTCCTGATCGCCCTGACCGCCGTGCCGGCGCTCCTGGGCTTCTGGCCCAATGCAGTGCTCTCGCGCCGTGACCGCAAGGGCGGGCGCCGCTCCCGCACCAAAATCCTCAGCCTCGTCGGCAGGACCCGGACGGCCGACACCACCACGAAGGCCCCCCGGGGTGTTCGCTGGGCGCAGTTCGTGGTGCGCCGCCCGCTGCCCGTCCTGCTCCTGTCGGTGATCGGCCTCGGGGCGCTCGCTGTGCCGTCGCTCGACCTGCGGATGGGCATGCCTGGCGATGAGGCCAAGTCGACCGCGACCACCGAGCGCCGCGCCTACGACGCGCTCGCCGAGGGCTTCGGCCTGGGCTTCAACGGCCCGCTGACCGTGGTGATCGACGTCAAGGAGGCCAAGGACCCACAGGCGGCCGTGACAGCGGTCTCCAACAAGCTCGCCGGCACCAAGGGAGTCGTCTCCGTCTCCCCGGCACGCTTCAACGAGGCCAAAGACACAGCCGTGATCGCCGCTGTCCCCTCCACCGCACCCACCAGCCGGCAGACGCAGGACCTGGTGCACACCATCCGCAGCGAGCGCAGTGCGGTGGAGTCCTCCACCGGCGCCGACTTCAAAGTCACCGGCACCACCGCCCTGAACATCGACGTGGGCCAGAAAATGCAGGACGCCCTCATTCCCTACCTCGCGGTCGTCGTCGGTCTCGCCTTCCTCCTCCTGGCCCTGGTCTTCCGGTCGATCCTGGTACCGCTCAAGGCCGCACTCGGCTTCCTGCTGTCCGTCGGCGCGGCCCTCGGCGCGATCGTCACAGTCTTCCAACAGGGCCACGGAGCCGGCCTCTTCGGCGTCGACGAAACCGGCCCGATCATGAGCACCATGCCCATCTTCCTGGTGGGCATCGTCTTCGGCCTCGCCATGGACTACCAGGTCTTCCTCGTCTCCCGGATCCGGGAGGCGCACATCCACGGAGAAGGGCCCGACCAGGCCATCGTCACCGGATTCCGGCACAGCGCCCAGGTGGTGGGAGCAGCAGCGCTGATCATGATGGCGGTGTTCGGCGGGTTCATGACGGGCGGTGAATCCCTGGTCAAGATGGTCGGCTTCGGACTGGCCAGTGCTGTCTTCTTCGACGCCTTCGTCGTCCGCATGGCCTTCGTGCCCGCGGTCTTGGCGCTCCTCGGCAAGCGTGCCTGGTGGCTGCCGCGCTGGCTGGACCGGCTGATGCCCCGCGTCGACGTCGAGGGCGAAGCACTCACCCAGCAGGTCTCCGCACCCATCGATCTGCCCGCCGACGATCCACGGGCCTCCATGACGGTCTGA
- a CDS encoding sensor histidine kinase: MSTASTRGPISRMSLRGRVVSITLLLVVAALLASNAVLVTLLERQLVHQLEERLRAASATAARLSNLEDVPGESAPQVREAVERDLTGDVYVVYLDSEGQLRRTLRPATHSAPPLPVLDTAAVAARGQRPFKVAAKGDGEEWRVIATPSAPGQAVEASKGGSVVVAGSLAPVHTTIRHLGVWMLVIDAVVLTGLGVVAWFAVRAGLRPLRRMEKTAAAIAGGDLSSRVPQPATLRTELGRLSVALNGMLDRIEAGDAARAATNARMRTFIADASHELRTPLFGIKGFTELYRMGGMPQRADVDAAMSRIEREAARLVRLVEELLLLARLDEDATADAHLTLRLTPMDLRTLAADALHDLRAMAPDRPVTLTGPGSGPPGGAPVLGDESRLRQVTSNLVGNAIAHTPPGTPVRIGVGTVQDQAILELSDEGPGMTAEQVTHVFDRFYRADTARSRTQTGGAGLGLSIVRSLVTAHRGRVEVRSQPGEGATFRVLLPLHSDSSVGNS; encoded by the coding sequence ATGAGTACCGCCTCCACGCGCGGGCCGATCAGCCGGATGTCGCTGCGCGGGCGGGTCGTGTCCATCACACTGCTGCTGGTCGTCGCCGCCCTGCTGGCCAGCAACGCCGTACTCGTCACCCTGTTGGAGCGGCAGCTGGTGCACCAGCTGGAAGAGCGGCTGCGCGCCGCCTCCGCGACGGCGGCGCGGCTGTCGAACCTGGAAGACGTGCCCGGCGAGTCGGCACCGCAGGTGCGCGAGGCAGTGGAGCGCGACCTGACGGGCGACGTCTACGTCGTCTACCTCGATTCCGAGGGGCAACTGCGGCGTACGCTGCGTCCGGCTACACACAGCGCCCCGCCCCTTCCCGTCCTTGACACGGCGGCGGTCGCCGCCCGCGGACAGCGCCCCTTCAAGGTGGCGGCCAAGGGCGACGGCGAAGAGTGGCGTGTCATCGCTACTCCTTCGGCCCCGGGGCAGGCCGTTGAGGCGAGCAAGGGTGGCAGCGTCGTCGTGGCCGGTTCTCTGGCTCCGGTCCATACGACGATCCGGCATCTGGGTGTGTGGATGCTGGTGATCGATGCGGTGGTGCTCACCGGGTTGGGCGTTGTCGCCTGGTTCGCGGTGCGGGCCGGTCTGCGGCCGCTGCGGCGCATGGAGAAGACGGCAGCAGCCATCGCCGGCGGGGACCTGTCCAGCCGGGTGCCGCAGCCGGCCACCCTGCGCACAGAACTGGGCCGGTTGTCCGTCGCCCTCAACGGCATGCTGGACCGCATCGAAGCGGGCGACGCCGCCCGCGCGGCCACCAACGCGCGCATGCGCACCTTCATCGCGGACGCCAGCCACGAACTGCGCACCCCACTGTTCGGCATCAAGGGATTCACCGAGCTGTACCGGATGGGGGGCATGCCACAGCGCGCGGACGTCGATGCCGCCATGAGCCGTATCGAACGCGAAGCAGCCCGCCTGGTCCGACTCGTCGAGGAACTGCTGCTGCTCGCCCGGCTCGACGAGGACGCCACCGCTGATGCGCATCTGACCCTTCGCCTCACCCCCATGGACCTGCGCACCCTGGCCGCCGACGCCCTGCACGACCTGCGGGCCATGGCACCCGACCGTCCCGTCACCCTGACCGGCCCGGGCAGCGGCCCGCCCGGTGGCGCCCCGGTTCTGGGCGACGAGTCACGCCTGCGGCAGGTCACCTCCAACCTCGTCGGCAACGCCATCGCCCACACCCCGCCCGGCACGCCGGTACGCATCGGCGTGGGCACTGTGCAGGACCAGGCCATCCTCGAACTCAGCGATGAGGGACCAGGGATGACAGCCGAACAGGTCACTCACGTCTTCGACCGTTTCTACCGAGCCGACACCGCCCGCAGCCGCACACAGACCGGCGGTGCCGGACTGGGCCTGTCCATCGTCCGCTCCCTGGTGACGGCTCACCGAGGCCGTGTCGAGGTCCGCTCTCAGCCTGGGGAGGGCGCCACGTTCCGCGTCCTGCTGCCGTTGCATTCCGACAGCTCCGTCGGCAATTCCTGA
- a CDS encoding response regulator transcription factor, translating to MATTQRLLLVEDEPTLCELLSASLRLAGFEVTAAQTGGQALEAVRENRPDLIVLDVMLPDLDGFEVARRLREDRSGPGIGQPPILFLTARDAAEDRISGLRAGGDDYVTKPFNLEELILRIRAVLRRTSGRRPDGLLVVNDLELDPDSHQVTRSGRPVQLSATEFSLLRVLMENAGQVLSRSQLLDQVWHYDFDGDDSIVASYISYLRRKIDIAEPKLIHTVRGTGYVLRRSRA from the coding sequence ATGGCGACGACACAACGACTGCTGCTGGTCGAGGACGAACCCACGCTGTGTGAGCTGCTGTCCGCCAGCTTGCGGCTGGCCGGCTTCGAGGTGACCGCGGCCCAGACGGGCGGCCAGGCCCTGGAAGCGGTCCGCGAGAACCGACCCGACCTGATCGTCCTGGATGTGATGCTGCCCGACCTCGACGGTTTCGAGGTGGCACGTCGCCTGCGTGAGGACCGCTCCGGTCCGGGAATCGGGCAGCCGCCGATCCTCTTTCTGACCGCCCGGGACGCGGCGGAGGACCGCATCAGCGGTCTGCGGGCCGGCGGGGACGACTACGTCACCAAGCCCTTCAATCTTGAGGAACTCATCCTGCGTATCCGGGCTGTGCTGCGCCGAACCAGCGGCCGTCGGCCCGATGGGCTCCTGGTGGTGAACGACCTGGAGCTCGACCCCGACAGTCACCAGGTGACCCGCAGCGGCCGGCCGGTGCAACTGTCTGCGACCGAGTTCAGTCTGCTGCGCGTGCTGATGGAAAACGCCGGCCAGGTCCTGTCCAGGAGTCAGCTTCTGGACCAGGTCTGGCACTACGACTTCGATGGTGACGACTCCATTGTCGCGTCCTACATCAGCTACCTGCGCCGCAAGATCGACATCGCGGAACCGAAGCTGATCCACACCGTGCGGGGGACCGGTTACGTTCTGCGCAGGTCCCGCGCATGA
- a CDS encoding ABC transporter permease, with amino-acid sequence MTFWHCLHAEWIKIRTMRSTVYVILGTLAFCLGLAALNGSSAGSEFADLSPADQASFDPLATSLRGYLLAQIALGLLGGLVITSEYGARTIVPTLIGVPHRARVLASKAVVLVGVALPVGIAVSLGGFLVGQASLSGAGAPHQALSDGVALRGIFGGGLYLALAGLFGLALGTVIRSTTATVTTLFGVMLIVQAFAPALPGGLGDWVSKYWPPIAGGQIITSYQDPDLLSPWAGVGVMVGSVTVLMAAAFIVFRKRDA; translated from the coding sequence GTGACCTTCTGGCACTGCCTGCACGCCGAGTGGATCAAGATCCGTACGATGCGGTCGACGGTGTACGTGATCCTGGGCACCCTGGCGTTCTGCCTCGGGCTCGCCGCACTGAACGGCTCGTCCGCCGGCAGCGAGTTCGCGGACCTGAGCCCCGCGGACCAGGCGTCGTTCGACCCGCTGGCCACCAGTCTGCGCGGTTACCTGCTCGCGCAGATCGCACTCGGTCTGCTCGGCGGTCTGGTCATCACTTCTGAGTACGGCGCGCGAACGATCGTCCCCACGCTGATCGGGGTTCCGCACAGGGCACGGGTGCTGGCATCCAAGGCGGTGGTGCTGGTGGGCGTGGCGCTCCCGGTCGGGATCGCGGTGTCGCTGGGCGGGTTCCTGGTCGGGCAGGCGTCGCTGTCCGGGGCGGGCGCTCCGCACCAGGCGCTCTCCGACGGCGTGGCACTGCGCGGCATCTTCGGTGGTGGCTTGTACCTGGCACTGGCCGGGCTCTTCGGACTGGCTCTGGGCACGGTGATCCGCTCCACGACGGCAACGGTGACCACACTGTTCGGGGTGATGCTGATTGTTCAGGCATTCGCCCCGGCTCTGCCCGGAGGACTGGGCGACTGGGTGTCGAAGTACTGGCCGCCGATCGCAGGCGGGCAGATCATTACCAGCTACCAGGACCCCGACTTGCTGAGTCCCTGGGCGGGGGTGGGTGTCATGGTGGGGTCCGTGACGGTTCTGATGGCAGCGGCATTCATCGTCTTCCGCAAGCGTGACGCGTAG